One Phoenix dactylifera cultivar Barhee BC4 unplaced genomic scaffold, palm_55x_up_171113_PBpolish2nd_filt_p 001348F, whole genome shotgun sequence genomic window carries:
- the LOC103716333 gene encoding DNA-directed RNA polymerases II, IV and V subunit 6A-like, giving the protein MADEDYNDMDMGYEDEPPEPEIEEGAEEEDADNSNEEIPDTFVGTGAEEKEEQAPVERPRRTTKYMTKYERARILGTRALQISMNAPVMVELEGETDPLEIAMKELRERKIPFTIRRYLPDGSYEDWGVDELIVEDSWKRQVGGD; this is encoded by the exons ATGGCGGACGAGGACTACAACGACATGGACATGGG ATATGAGGATGAGCCTCCAGAGCCTGAGATTGAG GAAGGAGCAGAGGAGGAGGATGCAGATAATAGCAATGAAGAAATTCCTGATACTTTTGTAGGCACAGGAgctgaagaaaaggaggagcaagcacCAGTGGAACGACCTCGGAGAACTACGAAGTACATGACCAAGTATGAGCGTGCAAGAATCTTGGGTACACGTGCTCTTCAGATTAG CATGAATGCTCCTGTGATGGTTGAGCTGGAGGGGGAGACTGATCCACTGGAG ATCGCAATGAAGGAGCTTAGGGAACGGAAGATTCCTTTCACCATTCGCCGGTACTTACCTGATGGAAG CTATGAAGATTGGGGAGTCGATGAGCTAATTGTGGAGGACTCTTGGAAAAGGCAAGTGGGTGGTGACTGA